The proteins below are encoded in one region of Massilia putida:
- a CDS encoding transposase codes for MTRQRRNFDPSFKLEVVRMITEQGLSISHVSQTMDVGVTSIRRWMEQYV; via the coding sequence ATGACCAGGCAGCGCCGCAATTTCGATCCCAGCTTCAAGCTCGAGGTCGTCCGTATGATCACAGAACAGGGTCTCAGTATCTCGCATGTCAGCCAGACGATGGACGTTGGCGTGACCTCGATACGTCGTTGGATGGAGCAGTACGTGTAG
- a CDS encoding TrfB-related DNA-binding protein: protein MPKTLHRSLTPAEFHACVPLVPQLSPERVSAARAVLVDDEKQVEVANRYGITRQAVNGSVKAMWEIFQSYQAAKQIEVDMTEAALPPGWRVATVAAPGEMLDRLRVDAAAAAAAAAAGIEC from the coding sequence ATGCCTAAAACCCTTCATCGTAGCCTCACGCCGGCTGAGTTTCATGCGTGCGTGCCTTTGGTTCCCCAACTGTCGCCGGAACGTGTCTCAGCTGCGCGCGCTGTATTGGTGGACGATGAAAAGCAGGTTGAGGTAGCAAACCGGTACGGGATCACCAGGCAAGCCGTAAATGGCTCCGTCAAAGCCATGTGGGAAATCTTTCAGAGCTACCAGGCCGCAAAACAGATCGAGGTCGACATGACCGAGGCGGCGTTGCCTCCAGGCTGGAGGGTAGCCACGGTGGCCGCACCAGGCGAAATGCTAGACCGATTGCGCGTGGACGCGGCCGCAGCAGCAGCAGCAGCAGCGGCCGGAATCGAGTGTTGA
- a CDS encoding ParA family protein: MKMKSVAVANPKGGIAKSAVSVNLGHQSIEQGNRTLLVDFDKQGSLSLAFPRTADPSKRYIKTVDLFGTPDGLVGAELEYVTPTVAIIRAEKEDFEALRALERAPDDFAKRPARVLRELSDKFEVGVFDTPGVIGVPLLAALTAADAVVCPLALGLFETDGLAQLWQIIRQVKSGGFNPKLRMIGMLPSRVNTRDKMAMAELESLRKHPQLGPIILPFMLAERVPVARAINMRKPVWQGAKTASHKAAGQEWKHACSHVLTSLEG; encoded by the coding sequence ATGAAAATGAAATCTGTCGCTGTTGCGAACCCCAAGGGCGGGATCGCCAAGAGCGCCGTTTCGGTGAACCTTGGGCATCAATCGATCGAGCAGGGCAACCGGACGTTGTTGGTGGACTTTGACAAGCAGGGCAGCCTTTCGCTGGCATTTCCGCGTACGGCAGATCCCTCAAAGCGATACATCAAGACGGTTGACTTGTTCGGGACGCCGGATGGGCTGGTTGGTGCGGAGCTTGAGTACGTGACTCCTACGGTGGCGATCATTCGCGCCGAGAAGGAGGACTTCGAGGCATTGAGGGCCTTGGAGCGGGCGCCGGATGATTTCGCAAAGCGGCCGGCGCGCGTGTTGCGCGAACTGTCGGACAAGTTCGAGGTTGGCGTTTTCGATACACCAGGTGTTATCGGGGTGCCTCTGCTGGCCGCGTTGACGGCGGCTGATGCGGTCGTGTGTCCGCTGGCCCTCGGCCTGTTTGAGACGGATGGCCTGGCGCAGCTCTGGCAGATCATTCGCCAGGTGAAATCCGGCGGCTTCAATCCGAAGTTGCGCATGATCGGCATGTTGCCGTCCCGCGTGAATACGCGCGACAAGATGGCGATGGCCGAGTTGGAAAGTCTGCGCAAGCATCCCCAGCTTGGGCCGATCATCTTGCCGTTCATGCTGGCGGAAAGGGTACCGGTGGCTCGCGCGATCAACATGCGCAAGCCGGTATGGCAGGGTGCGAAAACGGCTTCGCACAAAGCGGCTGGACAGGAATGGAAGCATGCCTGCAGCCACGTATTGACGAGTTTGGAGGGTTAA
- a CDS encoding ArsR/SmtB family transcription factor, which yields MTKETTSCRRPKPVLAERPLLTSAESDDVANLFKILSNPTRLRILHALARKQELCVTDLAALVNMKAQAVSNQLQRLVDRKMLACRRDGTHSYYRIADPCVAELLDSGICLLEDTNSPCGASC from the coding sequence ATGACCAAAGAAACTACCTCCTGCCGTCGCCCCAAGCCGGTGCTCGCCGAGCGCCCGTTGCTGACATCTGCCGAATCGGACGATGTCGCGAACCTATTCAAAATTCTTTCGAATCCGACCCGATTGCGCATTCTGCACGCGCTCGCACGCAAGCAGGAATTGTGTGTCACGGATTTGGCTGCGCTGGTAAATATGAAGGCGCAAGCTGTCTCGAATCAATTGCAGCGTCTGGTTGACCGAAAAATGCTTGCGTGCCGACGTGACGGCACGCACTCGTACTACCGCATCGCCGATCCCTGTGTGGCCGAGCTGCTCGATTCCGGCATCTGTTTGCTGGAAGACACGAATTCGCCGTGCGGCGCGTCATGCTGA
- a CDS encoding ParB/RepB/Spo0J family partition protein, translating to MTAQVYDFGDALGAGFAEMMESGRGYQLAVVKFSDIKVSPQIREQMEDETSTLQEMGGSIKQHGILQTMLLRPIPGPIPYELVAGGRRYASATLVGETEGPCLIKEMTDEQKDDIQLAENIQRKNLTQIEEAKKVQRDLDAANGDVEAVMAKHHKGRAWVSKMLGLLKLSDQARRLLSENISADLEVIGKVKAIEKVDPEAAKSLVDELAATRGKEDARKKADAVKDRVKPKAEKSAPADPAAESDTRTLTLPGVDAVKNFADAKIEQPAQVAAKSSAVDARQFLDRAYGLIFEDGASPKTVAMSWEEGERAAVEAVLHKHYHDGSVISEAKVPREIMQGLRDGKFGADGVGAFAMMAFLHGTMKDAQPFDVVQILALAKA from the coding sequence ATGACCGCGCAGGTTTACGATTTTGGGGACGCTCTCGGCGCCGGGTTTGCTGAAATGATGGAGTCCGGACGAGGCTACCAACTGGCGGTCGTGAAGTTTTCCGACATCAAGGTATCGCCGCAGATCCGCGAACAGATGGAGGACGAGACGAGCACGCTGCAGGAAATGGGCGGCAGTATCAAGCAGCACGGCATCTTGCAGACGATGTTGCTTCGACCGATCCCAGGTCCGATCCCGTACGAGCTGGTTGCCGGCGGCCGTCGCTATGCTAGTGCGACCCTTGTTGGCGAAACCGAAGGGCCATGCCTCATCAAGGAAATGACCGACGAGCAGAAGGACGACATTCAGCTTGCCGAGAACATCCAGCGGAAAAATCTTACGCAGATTGAGGAAGCAAAGAAGGTGCAGCGGGATCTCGACGCGGCCAATGGCGATGTCGAGGCCGTCATGGCCAAGCATCACAAGGGCCGTGCGTGGGTGTCGAAGATGCTTGGGTTATTGAAGTTGTCGGACCAGGCCCGGCGTCTGCTGTCGGAAAATATCAGCGCCGACCTTGAAGTGATCGGCAAGGTCAAAGCGATCGAGAAGGTCGATCCCGAGGCCGCGAAAAGCCTTGTGGACGAATTGGCCGCCACGCGCGGTAAGGAGGACGCCAGGAAGAAGGCCGATGCGGTGAAGGATCGCGTGAAGCCGAAGGCCGAAAAGTCGGCGCCTGCAGATCCGGCCGCCGAGAGCGATACGCGCACGCTGACATTACCAGGTGTCGACGCGGTAAAAAATTTCGCGGACGCGAAAATCGAGCAGCCTGCACAGGTTGCAGCCAAATCGTCCGCAGTTGATGCGCGCCAGTTTCTGGACCGGGCCTATGGGCTGATTTTCGAGGACGGGGCTAGTCCGAAAACCGTTGCAATGTCGTGGGAAGAGGGCGAACGCGCGGCAGTTGAAGCGGTCCTTCATAAGCACTATCACGACGGTAGCGTGATCTCCGAGGCGAAGGTACCGCGTGAAATCATGCAGGGCCTGCGTGACGGTAAATTTGGCGCAGATGGTGTTGGCGCCTTCGCCATGATGGCGTTCCTTCATGGCACGATGAAGGATGCACAACCGTTCGACGTCGTTCAAATTCTCGCGTTGGCTAAAGCGTGA